A genomic stretch from Desulfatitalea tepidiphila includes:
- a CDS encoding DUF2254 domain-containing protein, translating into MSIVRVNDRLRFLIHRIRERLWVMPLAACLLSIVGAFIAKIADLLPLGHIVPQVTAASVETLLSIMASSMLVIATFAVGSMVSAYASVSTTASPRSFSLVVADDVSQRALSTFIGAFIFSIVGLIAAKNDFFDTAGRFVLFLLTVAMFGMVIFTFVRWVDRIARLGRLGTTIEKVERATAAALKRRRKAPALNGVAALPRPASGQAVFCERIGYVQRIDIDVLQACAEETDGWVTVAVLPGSFVAPGRPLAYVRPDFRSEAEFDAGKLAQAFLIGNERVFDEDPRYGLVVLSQIAGRALSPAVNDPGTAIDVIGILVRLLTIWSEPPDPETPPEVVYDRVEVPELSVREMFDDAFTAIGRDGSGAVEVMVRLQKALSSLASLDDAAMRDAAMHHARRALAWAEKSLALPEDLSSVRRLSDFATHLKP; encoded by the coding sequence ATGTCGATAGTCAGAGTGAATGATCGGCTGAGATTTCTTATCCACCGGATTCGCGAGCGCTTGTGGGTGATGCCGCTGGCCGCTTGCCTGTTGTCGATCGTCGGCGCGTTCATCGCCAAGATTGCCGACCTTCTCCCGCTGGGCCACATCGTGCCGCAGGTTACGGCAGCATCGGTGGAAACCCTCCTTTCGATCATGGCTTCCAGTATGCTGGTCATCGCGACCTTTGCCGTGGGATCGATGGTGTCGGCGTATGCATCCGTCAGCACGACGGCATCTCCCAGGTCTTTCTCCCTCGTTGTCGCCGATGATGTGTCCCAGCGGGCACTCTCGACCTTTATCGGCGCTTTCATTTTCAGCATCGTTGGGTTGATCGCCGCCAAGAACGACTTTTTCGATACCGCCGGCCGATTTGTCCTTTTCCTGTTGACCGTTGCCATGTTCGGCATGGTCATCTTCACCTTTGTTCGTTGGGTCGATCGGATCGCCCGCCTGGGTCGCCTTGGAACGACCATCGAAAAGGTGGAACGAGCGACCGCTGCCGCATTGAAGCGCCGTCGGAAGGCGCCTGCCCTCAATGGCGTGGCCGCCCTGCCACGACCCGCCTCGGGTCAGGCCGTATTTTGTGAACGGATCGGTTATGTCCAGCGGATCGACATCGATGTACTGCAGGCCTGTGCCGAGGAGACCGACGGTTGGGTCACCGTGGCGGTGTTGCCGGGCTCTTTTGTGGCCCCTGGGCGGCCACTGGCCTATGTTCGGCCAGATTTCCGGTCCGAGGCCGAATTTGACGCGGGAAAACTGGCCCAGGCCTTTTTGATAGGCAATGAACGCGTGTTCGATGAGGACCCCCGCTACGGCCTGGTCGTGCTTTCGCAAATCGCCGGCCGGGCGTTGTCCCCGGCGGTGAACGATCCGGGCACTGCCATCGACGTTATCGGTATTCTGGTGCGATTGTTGACGATCTGGAGTGAACCGCCCGATCCGGAAACCCCTCCTGAGGTGGTGTATGATCGTGTCGAGGTGCCGGAGTTGTCGGTGAGGGAAATGTTCGATGACGCATTTACGGCCATCGGTCGCGACGGCAGCGGCGCCGTCGAGGTCATGGTGCGTTTGCAAAAAGCGCTCTCATCGCTGGCATCCCTCGATGATGCGGCCATGCGCGATGCGGCCATGCATCATGCCCGGCGTGCGCTTGCCTGGGCGGAAAAATCTCTCGCGCTGCCCGAAGACCTGTCCAGTGTGCGCCGACTGTCCGATTTCGCTACCCATTTGAAACCTTAA
- a CDS encoding BTAD domain-containing putative transcriptional regulator, which produces MMYASVPSKLSPPRIQLPLIRKRLIRRLKVEPGRRLTVIQGRAAQGKTTLMATYVAQSKMPFAWINLEAEESDPATLYHSMVLALSPYVLKNSLLQLMSYPSINMGPRDAMSRYKEWVTALFQRVTGPLQIIFDGADRMIPSAPSWGLFQEMVDLLPKNFHLFIVSREPPGIDCGKWSQPREINILSDKELDFSSRETETFYRKNLGVRLSEEELQRIQRITEGWVGGLILIGDMIKNGPHRSDGAILKSGPLAEFQTTVNQYFDEAIFDAQPETVKHFLLKTSIPDEFDLHLINHLLPKTDNAAIIRSLLDRNLFIEVYERSSDFPIYRFHSLFRDYLAYKCKAMLSEEEIRKFYAETAQYYERQGLNISAAQFYLRSHHFSEAVAMIEQFGSTLVKEGRHAILADMLKVFPPEIRDNQPWLLFFASMLSRFTEADKNISRLWKAYQIFESQGRVDGRILCLAFLLEATLMRGRDVIPLQDLLKEANRLGNAVGPQGFDWGKALLWLNTGLALTIRGGEPRRGFVACQNAWLFAAKAGDPILQFNALINSGIAVTWLGEFHKLPGLLRNLEMLEKRIDSPELSILKEKMLSEMHLFRGDLAPARACLDKLDRAISEMGLVYLAPLKLYSDFLLAFYSESYGEAQKISEQLFQLCTAMDHRTGMALSSTFRGANFYWQGHFDAAKGCFRDSLAIYQEPGCRSGLHENWTQLLLALSELHLGQWESAEIRMRTSLTYFRRIQSNTFTTEALLSMGFLFIRRNQIEAAEDCLSEAFELAERYGVSHFAIVRPLDAIEIYTRALEMNIDDRFDHIRKLLTRKYGPRASTNLSALADEGTPGTRAKALEILKAIRTRTLPRIKVRALGTFEVCRDKSPIPESDWKGTRSKDFLKALVSRGGRHIPKEILIEDLWPDSKASGEGTFKASLHRLRRVLEPDMDQKIGSIYIVLQDNLVSLNPDLCEVDAFRFLLMCENAQNEENANRPREALELFLAAKALYGGDFLPSDPYAPWAEPMRRRLSAIYCNLLASIGNLYEQRGALHKACQMFHCLLDADPLDETACRRLMALYARRGLPNKADRVYKAFRRRMEKELGEKLDPELDALYRGIMETQK; this is translated from the coding sequence ATGATGTATGCGTCCGTTCCATCCAAGTTGTCTCCTCCGCGTATCCAACTCCCTCTGATTCGAAAGCGCCTGATCCGCCGACTGAAAGTTGAGCCGGGGAGAAGACTGACCGTCATCCAGGGGCGGGCGGCCCAGGGCAAAACCACCCTCATGGCCACCTATGTCGCGCAATCCAAAATGCCCTTTGCCTGGATCAACCTGGAGGCCGAAGAATCGGATCCTGCAACCCTGTATCACTCGATGGTACTTGCCCTCTCCCCGTATGTACTCAAAAACTCACTGCTGCAGTTGATGTCCTACCCGTCGATCAATATGGGGCCGCGGGATGCCATGTCACGATACAAGGAGTGGGTCACCGCGCTTTTCCAGCGGGTCACCGGCCCCCTGCAGATCATCTTCGACGGGGCCGACCGCATGATTCCCAGTGCGCCTTCCTGGGGACTTTTCCAGGAGATGGTGGATTTACTTCCTAAAAACTTCCATCTCTTTATCGTCTCCCGTGAGCCACCCGGCATCGACTGCGGAAAGTGGTCCCAACCCCGGGAAATCAATATTCTCTCAGACAAAGAACTTGACTTCTCTTCACGGGAAACAGAAACCTTTTATCGCAAAAACCTGGGGGTTCGTCTATCCGAGGAAGAACTCCAAAGGATCCAGCGCATCACCGAAGGTTGGGTCGGGGGATTGATCCTGATCGGCGACATGATCAAGAACGGCCCCCACCGGTCCGATGGCGCCATTCTCAAGAGCGGCCCATTGGCCGAATTCCAGACCACGGTAAACCAATATTTCGACGAGGCGATCTTCGATGCCCAGCCTGAAACCGTGAAGCATTTCCTGCTGAAGACATCGATCCCGGATGAATTTGACCTGCACCTGATAAACCATCTGCTTCCAAAGACAGACAATGCGGCGATCATCCGGTCGCTCCTTGACCGGAATTTATTCATCGAGGTCTATGAACGTTCGTCAGATTTTCCGATTTACCGGTTTCACAGCCTCTTTCGAGACTATCTCGCCTACAAGTGCAAGGCGATGTTGTCAGAGGAAGAAATCCGCAAGTTCTACGCGGAAACCGCTCAATATTACGAGAGGCAGGGCCTGAATATCTCGGCTGCACAATTTTACCTGAGGTCCCATCATTTTTCCGAGGCGGTCGCAATGATCGAACAATTCGGCAGCACACTGGTTAAAGAGGGCCGCCACGCCATCCTCGCCGACATGCTCAAGGTGTTTCCTCCGGAGATAAGGGACAACCAACCCTGGCTCCTGTTTTTCGCCTCCATGCTCTCCCGGTTCACAGAGGCGGATAAGAACATTTCGCGACTGTGGAAAGCCTATCAAATTTTCGAATCCCAGGGGCGGGTCGACGGGCGCATCCTCTGTCTGGCCTTTCTACTGGAGGCCACTTTGATGCGAGGACGCGACGTGATCCCCCTGCAGGATCTTCTGAAAGAAGCCAATCGGTTGGGAAACGCCGTTGGTCCGCAGGGGTTCGATTGGGGAAAGGCGTTGCTGTGGCTTAATACCGGCCTGGCCTTGACGATCCGCGGCGGAGAACCGCGAAGGGGATTTGTCGCCTGCCAGAACGCCTGGCTTTTCGCTGCCAAGGCCGGCGACCCGATCCTGCAGTTCAACGCGCTGATTAATAGCGGCATTGCCGTGACATGGCTGGGCGAATTCCATAAACTGCCCGGCCTGCTGCGAAATCTAGAGATGTTGGAGAAACGCATAGACTCCCCGGAACTCAGCATCCTGAAAGAGAAAATGTTGAGCGAGATGCACCTGTTCCGCGGCGATCTGGCTCCCGCCAGGGCGTGCCTGGACAAACTGGATCGAGCCATCTCAGAAATGGGTCTGGTCTACCTGGCGCCCCTCAAACTCTATTCCGATTTTCTGCTGGCATTCTACAGCGAGTCCTACGGCGAAGCCCAAAAAATATCGGAGCAACTCTTCCAGCTTTGTACCGCCATGGATCACAGGACCGGCATGGCCTTGTCCTCAACCTTCCGGGGGGCCAATTTCTACTGGCAGGGACACTTCGACGCAGCGAAAGGCTGTTTTCGCGACAGTCTCGCCATCTATCAAGAACCCGGATGCCGATCGGGCTTGCATGAAAACTGGACCCAACTCCTGCTCGCCCTGTCGGAACTCCATCTTGGCCAATGGGAATCCGCCGAAATCCGAATGCGAACAAGTCTGACCTATTTCAGGCGCATTCAGAGCAACACCTTTACCACCGAAGCGCTCCTGTCCATGGGATTTCTATTTATTCGCCGCAATCAGATCGAAGCGGCCGAGGACTGTCTATCAGAAGCCTTCGAGTTGGCCGAACGTTACGGTGTTTCTCATTTTGCTATCGTTCGACCGCTCGATGCGATCGAAATATACACGCGGGCCCTGGAAATGAATATCGACGACCGGTTCGATCATATCCGAAAATTGCTCACCCGCAAATACGGCCCCCGCGCCAGCACCAACCTGTCGGCATTGGCCGACGAGGGTACTCCAGGCACGCGAGCCAAGGCCCTGGAGATCCTCAAAGCCATCCGCACCCGGACCCTGCCCCGAATCAAGGTCCGCGCTCTGGGTACCTTCGAGGTCTGCCGGGACAAAAGCCCGATTCCCGAATCGGATTGGAAAGGCACCCGCTCAAAAGATTTCCTCAAAGCCCTCGTTTCCAGGGGCGGCCGTCACATTCCCAAGGAGATACTGATCGAAGACCTCTGGCCTGACTCCAAGGCTTCGGGCGAAGGCACCTTCAAGGCATCGCTGCATCGGCTGCGGCGGGTGTTGGAGCCGGACATGGACCAGAAGATCGGCTCCATCTACATCGTATTGCAGGACAATCTTGTCTCACTGAATCCCGATCTTTGCGAGGTGGATGCCTTTCGCTTTCTGCTCATGTGCGAGAACGCGCAAAACGAGGAAAACGCCAACCGGCCCCGGGAAGCATTGGAGCTTTTTCTTGCGGCAAAGGCGCTTTACGGCGGAGACTTTCTGCCCTCAGACCCTTACGCCCCGTGGGCCGAACCTATGCGACGGCGCCTGTCCGCCATCTATTGCAACCTGTTGGCGAGCATCGGCAACCTTTACGAGCAGCGCGGTGCGCTGCACAAAGCTTGTCAGATGTTTCATTGCCTGCTCGATGCGGATCCGCTGGATGAAACGGCCTGTCGGCGTCTCATGGCGCTTTACGCCCGGCGCGGCCTTCCAAACAAGGCCGACCGGGTCTATAAAGCTTTCCGGCGCCGCATGGAAAAAGAACTGGGCGAAAAACTCGATCCCGAATTGGATGCCCTGTATCGGGGAATCATGGAAACCCAAAAATAG